The Geobacillus stearothermophilus ATCC 12980 genome contains a region encoding:
- the fabG gene encoding 3-oxoacyl-[acyl-carrier-protein] reductase — translation MLEGKIALVTGASRGIGRAVALELARQGANVVVNYAGSEAKANEVVEMIRSLGREAIAVQADVARAEEVERLVKTALDQFGRLDILVNNAGITRDNLLMRMKEEEWDAVINTNLKGVFLCTKAVTRPMMKQRGGRIINIASVVGVIGNPGQANYVAAKAGVIGLTKTAARELASRNITVNAVAPGFITTDMTEALSEELKGEMLKQIPLARFGEPDDVARVVAFLASDAAGYMTGQTLHVDGGMVMP, via the coding sequence ATGCTTGAAGGAAAAATCGCCCTCGTTACCGGGGCGTCGCGCGGCATCGGCCGGGCGGTTGCCTTGGAGCTCGCCCGTCAAGGGGCGAACGTCGTTGTCAACTATGCCGGCAGCGAGGCAAAAGCGAATGAAGTCGTTGAGATGATCCGCTCGCTCGGCCGCGAAGCGATCGCCGTCCAGGCGGACGTCGCCCGGGCGGAGGAGGTGGAGCGCTTGGTGAAAACAGCGCTCGACCAGTTCGGCCGCCTCGACATTTTGGTGAACAACGCCGGCATTACGCGCGACAATTTGCTCATGCGGATGAAAGAAGAAGAATGGGATGCGGTGATTAATACGAACTTAAAAGGGGTATTTCTTTGTACGAAGGCTGTGACACGGCCGATGATGAAGCAGCGCGGCGGCCGGATCATCAACATCGCCTCCGTCGTCGGGGTCATCGGCAACCCTGGGCAGGCGAACTACGTGGCGGCCAAAGCCGGCGTCATCGGATTGACGAAGACGGCCGCGCGCGAACTCGCCAGCCGGAACATCACCGTCAACGCCGTCGCACCGGGATTCATTACAACCGATATGACCGAAGCACTCAGCGAGGAATTGAAGGGGGAAATGTTAAAACAAATTCCGCTCGCCCGTTTCGGCGAGCCGGATGACGTCGCCCGCGTTGTGGCGTTTCTCGCGTCCGACGCCGCCGGCTACATGACCGGCCAGACGCTTCACGTTGATGGCGGCATGGTCATGCCGTAA
- the acpP gene encoding acyl carrier protein, translated as MADVLERVTKIIVDRLGVDESQVTLEAKFKDDLGADSLDIVELVMELEDEFNMEISDEEAEKIVTVGDAVNYIKSHL; from the coding sequence ATGGCAGACGTATTGGAACGTGTCACGAAAATCATCGTCGACCGGCTCGGGGTTGACGAATCGCAAGTGACGCTCGAGGCGAAGTTCAAAGACGATTTGGGTGCTGACTCGCTCGACATCGTCGAATTGGTCATGGAGCTCGAAGACGAATTCAACATGGAAATTTCCGACGAAGAAGCGGAAAAAATTGTCACAGTCGGAGATGCTGTGAACTACATAAAAAGCCATCTGTAA
- the rnc gene encoding ribonuclease III — protein sequence MSKQKDKERIHEKRRAKFQELQRKIGITFQNEKLLMQAFTHSSYVNEHRRRLHEDNERLEFLGDAVLELTVSQYLFQKFPHMSEGQLTKLRAAIVCEPSLVKFANSLSFGELVLLGKGEELTGGRTRPALLADVFEAFIGALYLDQGMEAVLHFLGQTIFPKIDEGAFSHVMDFKSQLQELVQRDGSGTLEYTILEEKGPAHNKEFVARVALNGQELGIGVGRSKKEAEQHAAQMALETLRAAERP from the coding sequence ATGTCAAAACAAAAAGACAAAGAACGCATCCACGAAAAAAGGCGGGCGAAGTTTCAAGAACTGCAAAGGAAAATCGGGATCACCTTCCAAAATGAAAAGCTGTTGATGCAAGCGTTCACCCATTCATCGTATGTGAATGAGCATCGGCGGCGGCTTCACGAGGATAATGAACGGCTCGAGTTTTTGGGCGACGCCGTGCTGGAGCTGACCGTTTCCCAATATTTGTTTCAAAAATTCCCACATATGAGCGAAGGGCAGTTGACAAAGCTGCGGGCGGCCATTGTCTGCGAGCCGTCGCTTGTGAAATTTGCCAACTCCCTGTCGTTTGGCGAACTCGTTTTGCTTGGCAAAGGCGAGGAGCTGACCGGCGGACGGACGCGCCCGGCGCTTTTGGCTGACGTGTTTGAAGCGTTTATCGGCGCCCTTTATTTGGATCAAGGAATGGAGGCGGTCCTCCATTTTTTAGGGCAAACGATCTTTCCAAAAATAGATGAAGGTGCTTTTTCTCATGTGATGGATTTTAAAAGCCAGCTGCAGGAACTCGTGCAGCGCGACGGCAGCGGGACGCTTGAATACACCATTTTGGAAGAAAAAGGACCGGCCCACAACAAAGAGTTCGTCGCCCGCGTGGCGTTAAACGGCCAAGAGCTCGGCATCGGTGTCGGCCGCTCCAAAAAGGAAGCCGAGCAGCATGCGGCACAAATGGCGCTTGAGACGCTGCGGGCTGCCGAGCGGCCATAG
- the smc gene encoding chromosome segregation protein SMC: protein MFLKRLDVIGFKSFADRVSIDFVPGVTAVVGPNGSGKSNITDAIRWVLGEQSAKSLRGAKMEDVIFAGSDSRKPLNVAEVTITLDNEDGFLPLEYQEVSITRRVYRSGESEFFINRQPCRLKDIVDLFLDSGLGKEAFSIIGQGRVEEILSSKPEERRTIFEEAAGVLKYKLRKKKAETKLAETQDNLHRVNDILHELEQQLEPLRMQASIAKEYLEKREELERFEVALMVHDIEELHRQWSGLKEALDRHQQEEGALAAALHKMEAHIEQLRDQMAAIDESIDGLQQVLLLASEELEKLEGRKEVLKERKKNAEKRKEQLEETAAALTAKQRRLAERLRAERAELARLEAAAAALEKELKEKQMSLSEYEVDLEEEIERRKGDYIDLVHEQAALKNERTHVEQAIGKLQAKRAALDEANRHHLAEREQIERKLAASRAEQSRLEQAIAETSGKLAHMTAALAAQKAELERNESLLQQARQYRQQTKARKQWLEEMQHDYAGFFQGVKEVLKARDRLPGIHGAIVELIRVPDRYETALETALGGAMQHIVVDSEAAARQAIHYLKTNGHGRATFLPLDVIQARALSERERAMISGHPAFVGIASELVEYDRAHQAAIAHLLGHVIVTADLKGANELAKLLQYRYRLVTLDGDVVSPGGAMTGGGAAKKTASLLGRARELEAMAAKLREMDETIARLERDIAGKERERAEREREAAALQEKMAALQQSLQAQKDEQRELDWQKKRIDERLALYDEEKANDEREAAELNRRLVAVDRQLEQLAGKLQAIDDDISRLQAQKQTEQTTKEALQAAITEQKVALAETKERVKHARRTVEELETELAETARELEAAERERAALAAEMNAPSWNEDKLEQQRQQKLEDKQKTIELIASRREQRLDCQGRLEHLEREWKEAKRQHKQLVDVVKDEEVKLNRLDVELDNLLTRLGEEYGMSFEAARLAYPLEIGAEEARKRVKLIKRAIDELGTVNLGAIDEYERVSERHRFLSEQKADLEEAKATLHQVIDEMDEEMKKRFFSTFEQIRAHFGEVFRELFGGGRADLRLTDPNDLLETGVEIVAQPPGKKLQHLSLLSGGERALTAIALLFSILKVRPVPFCVLDEVEAALDEANVQRYAQYLKRFSRDTQFIVITHRKGTMEEADVLYGVTMQESGVSKLVSVRLEDSKQLVSS, encoded by the coding sequence ATGTTCCTGAAACGGTTAGATGTGATCGGCTTCAAATCATTCGCCGACCGCGTATCGATTGATTTTGTCCCCGGTGTCACGGCGGTTGTCGGCCCGAACGGAAGCGGCAAAAGCAACATTACCGACGCGATCCGCTGGGTGCTCGGCGAGCAGTCGGCGAAATCGCTGCGCGGGGCAAAAATGGAAGACGTCATTTTCGCCGGCAGCGACTCGCGCAAGCCGCTGAATGTCGCCGAAGTGACGATCACGCTCGACAACGAAGATGGCTTTTTGCCGCTTGAGTATCAAGAGGTGAGCATCACCCGGCGCGTTTACCGCTCCGGGGAAAGCGAGTTTTTCATCAACCGCCAGCCGTGCCGCTTAAAAGATATTGTCGATTTGTTTCTGGACTCCGGGCTTGGCAAGGAGGCGTTTTCGATCATCGGCCAAGGCCGGGTCGAAGAAATTTTAAGCAGCAAGCCGGAAGAGCGGCGTACGATTTTTGAAGAAGCGGCCGGTGTCTTGAAATACAAGCTGCGCAAAAAAAAGGCGGAAACAAAACTTGCGGAAACACAAGACAACTTGCATCGCGTCAACGACATTTTGCATGAGCTCGAACAGCAGCTTGAACCGCTTCGGATGCAGGCGTCAATCGCCAAAGAGTATTTGGAAAAACGCGAGGAGCTCGAGCGGTTTGAAGTGGCGCTTATGGTGCACGACATCGAGGAGCTGCACCGGCAATGGAGCGGACTGAAGGAAGCGCTTGATCGGCACCAGCAAGAGGAAGGAGCGCTGGCGGCGGCGTTGCACAAAATGGAAGCCCATATCGAACAGCTGCGCGACCAAATGGCGGCCATTGACGAGTCGATCGACGGCCTGCAGCAAGTGCTGCTGTTGGCAAGCGAGGAGCTTGAAAAACTCGAAGGCCGGAAGGAAGTGTTAAAAGAGAGGAAAAAAAATGCAGAAAAGCGGAAAGAGCAGCTTGAGGAGACTGCCGCCGCTTTAACGGCGAAACAGCGCCGTCTGGCCGAACGGCTCCGTGCAGAGCGGGCTGAGCTCGCCCGGCTTGAGGCCGCTGCCGCGGCGCTGGAGAAAGAGCTGAAAGAGAAACAAATGTCGCTTTCCGAGTATGAGGTTGATCTTGAGGAGGAGATCGAGCGGCGAAAGGGCGATTATATCGACCTTGTCCACGAACAAGCGGCGTTGAAAAACGAGCGCACGCATGTGGAGCAGGCGATCGGCAAGCTGCAGGCCAAGCGGGCGGCGCTCGACGAAGCGAACCGCCACCATCTTGCTGAACGCGAGCAGATAGAACGAAAACTGGCGGCTTCGCGTGCTGAGCAGTCCCGCCTTGAACAAGCCATCGCTGAGACGAGCGGGAAGCTGGCTCATATGACGGCCGCACTTGCGGCACAAAAGGCGGAGCTCGAACGGAATGAGTCGCTTTTGCAGCAGGCGCGTCAATACCGGCAGCAAACAAAAGCGCGCAAGCAATGGCTGGAAGAGATGCAACACGATTATGCCGGCTTTTTCCAAGGGGTGAAGGAAGTATTAAAAGCGCGCGACCGGCTTCCCGGTATTCATGGTGCAATCGTTGAGCTGATCCGCGTGCCGGACCGCTACGAAACGGCGCTCGAAACGGCGCTCGGCGGCGCGATGCAGCACATCGTCGTCGACAGCGAAGCGGCGGCGCGGCAAGCCATCCACTATTTGAAAACGAACGGCCATGGGCGGGCGACGTTTTTGCCGCTTGATGTCATTCAAGCGCGCGCCCTGTCGGAGCGGGAGCGGGCGATGATCAGCGGCCATCCGGCGTTTGTCGGCATCGCAAGCGAGCTGGTCGAGTACGATCGCGCCCACCAGGCGGCGATCGCCCATTTGCTTGGCCACGTCATCGTCACGGCGGACTTAAAAGGAGCCAATGAACTCGCCAAACTCCTTCAGTACCGCTATCGGCTCGTCACCCTTGACGGCGATGTCGTCAGTCCGGGCGGCGCGATGACCGGCGGCGGGGCGGCGAAAAAGACGGCTTCGCTGTTGGGCCGAGCCCGCGAGCTCGAGGCGATGGCTGCCAAATTGCGTGAAATGGATGAAACGATCGCCCGGCTCGAGCGCGATATCGCAGGGAAAGAGCGAGAGCGGGCGGAGCGGGAACGGGAGGCGGCTGCGCTGCAAGAGAAGATGGCGGCGCTGCAGCAGTCGTTGCAGGCGCAAAAAGACGAACAACGTGAACTCGACTGGCAAAAAAAGCGGATCGACGAGCGGCTCGCGCTGTACGATGAAGAAAAAGCGAACGATGAGCGTGAAGCGGCGGAACTCAACCGCCGTCTCGTCGCCGTTGACAGACAGCTTGAGCAGCTTGCCGGAAAGCTGCAAGCGATTGACGACGACATCAGCCGGCTGCAGGCGCAAAAACAGACGGAGCAAACGACAAAAGAAGCGCTGCAAGCCGCGATCACAGAACAAAAAGTCGCTTTGGCCGAGACGAAAGAACGGGTGAAACACGCGCGGCGGACAGTGGAGGAGCTTGAAACGGAATTGGCTGAAACGGCCCGCGAGCTCGAAGCAGCCGAACGGGAGCGCGCCGCCCTTGCCGCCGAAATGAACGCGCCGTCCTGGAACGAGGACAAACTGGAGCAACAGCGGCAGCAAAAGCTAGAAGACAAGCAAAAAACGATTGAACTCATCGCCAGCCGCCGCGAACAGCGGCTTGACTGCCAAGGGCGGCTTGAGCATTTGGAGCGGGAATGGAAAGAAGCGAAGCGCCAGCATAAACAGCTTGTCGATGTGGTCAAAGACGAAGAAGTGAAGTTGAACCGGCTGGACGTTGAGCTTGATAACTTGCTCACCCGGCTTGGCGAAGAGTATGGAATGTCGTTTGAGGCGGCCCGTTTGGCCTATCCGCTTGAAATCGGGGCCGAAGAGGCGCGCAAGCGAGTGAAGCTGATCAAGCGCGCCATCGATGAGCTCGGCACCGTCAATTTAGGAGCGATCGATGAATATGAGCGCGTTTCCGAACGGCACCGTTTTTTGAGCGAGCAAAAAGCCGATTTGGAAGAGGCGAAAGCGACGCTCCATCAAGTGATCGACGAAATGGACGAGGAAATGAAAAAACGGTTTTTTTCAACGTTCGAACAAATCCGCGCTCATTTCGGCGAGGTGTTCCGCGAGCTGTTCGGCGGCGGGCGCGCCGATTTGCGCCTGACTGACCCGAACGACTTGCTTGAAACCGGGGTGGAGATCGTCGCCCAGCCGCCGGGGAAAAAGCTGCAGCACTTAAGCCTGCTTTCAGGCGGTGAGCGGGCGTTGACGGCGATCGCCCTTTTGTTCTCGATTTTAAAAGTGCGCCCAGTGCCGTTTTGCGTCCTCGATGAAGTCGAGGCGGCGCTTGATGAAGCGAACGTGCAGCGCTACGCCCAATATTTGAAGCGGTTCAGCCGCGATACGCAATTTATCGTCATCACCCACCGGAAAGGGACGATGGAAGAGGCGGACGTGCTGTATGGCGTCACGATGCAAGAATCGGGCGTCTCGAAGCTCGTTTCCGTCCGTTTGGAAGACTCCAAGCAACTCGTGTCGTCATAG
- the ftsY gene encoding signal recognition particle-docking protein FtsY, translated as MGFFQKLKEKWTKQADAVTEKFKEGLSKTRDSLAGKVNDLIARYRKVDEEFFEELEEILIAADVGVATVMELVDELKMEVKRRNIQDSAQMRDVIAEKLIDIYRAGADDNELSALNMQEGGLTVILFVGVNGVGKTTTIGKLAHKLKSEGKSVLLAAGDTFRAGAIEQLEVWGERVGVDVIKQAAGSDPAAVMYDAIQAAKARSVDVLLCDTAGRLQNKVNLMKELEKVKRVISREIPGAPHEVLLVLDATTGQNAMSQAKLFKEATDVTGIVLTKLDGTAKGGIVLAIRNELAIPVKFVGLGEKMDDLQPFDAEKYVYGLFAGLFDEQ; from the coding sequence ATGGGCTTTTTTCAAAAGTTGAAAGAAAAGTGGACAAAACAGGCGGATGCCGTCACGGAAAAGTTTAAGGAAGGGCTGTCGAAAACGCGCGATTCACTCGCCGGGAAAGTGAACGACTTGATCGCCCGCTACCGGAAAGTCGATGAGGAATTTTTCGAAGAGCTGGAGGAAATTTTAATCGCCGCTGACGTCGGCGTGGCGACCGTCATGGAACTGGTCGATGAGCTGAAAATGGAAGTGAAGCGCCGCAACATTCAAGATTCGGCGCAAATGCGCGACGTGATCGCGGAAAAACTGATTGACATTTACCGCGCCGGCGCCGATGACAACGAGCTTTCCGCCTTGAATATGCAAGAAGGAGGGCTGACGGTCATATTGTTCGTCGGCGTCAACGGCGTTGGCAAGACGACGACGATCGGAAAACTGGCGCATAAGCTGAAATCGGAAGGGAAATCGGTGCTCTTGGCCGCAGGCGACACGTTCCGCGCCGGAGCGATTGAGCAGTTGGAAGTATGGGGCGAACGCGTTGGGGTCGATGTCATTAAGCAGGCGGCCGGCTCCGACCCGGCGGCCGTTATGTACGACGCCATTCAGGCGGCAAAAGCACGCAGCGTTGACGTGTTGTTGTGTGACACAGCCGGGCGGCTGCAAAACAAAGTGAACTTAATGAAAGAGCTTGAAAAAGTGAAGCGCGTCATCAGCCGCGAAATCCCGGGCGCTCCGCATGAAGTGCTGCTTGTGCTTGATGCGACGACCGGGCAAAATGCGATGAGTCAGGCGAAGCTGTTTAAAGAAGCGACCGATGTGACCGGCATCGTGTTGACAAAGCTCGACGGAACGGCAAAAGGCGGCATCGTGCTCGCCATTCGCAACGAGCTGGCCATCCCGGTGAAATTCGTCGGCCTCGGCGAAAAGATGGACGATTTGCAGCCGTTTGATGCAGAAAAATATGTATACGGACTGTTTGCCGGTTTGTTCGATGAACAATAA
- a CDS encoding putative DNA-binding protein — translation MLEKTMRMNYLYDFYHALLTPKQRNYMALYYLDDYSLGEIAEQYEVSRQAVYDNIRRTEAMLEQYEEKLGLLQKYEQRRQAIERLKDYISRHYGADAELAALVRELDELD, via the coding sequence GTGCTCGAAAAAACGATGCGCATGAACTATTTGTATGATTTTTATCACGCGCTGTTGACGCCGAAACAGCGCAATTACATGGCGCTGTACTACTTGGACGACTACTCCCTCGGGGAAATTGCTGAACAATATGAGGTGAGCCGCCAGGCGGTGTACGATAACATCCGGCGCACAGAAGCGATGCTTGAGCAGTATGAAGAGAAGCTCGGGCTGCTGCAAAAATATGAACAGCGGCGGCAGGCCATCGAGCGGCTGAAAGACTACATCAGCCGGCATTACGGCGCTGACGCCGAATTGGCGGCGCTTGTCCGCGAGCTGGATGAACTTGATTAA